The genomic window ATCACATAACCCTTACCTACTTCTCTCCACGGGCGAAAAGGTATTTACAAAGCCAAGAGGGCAAGGGCTACTTTCATGAACTCTATAGGCTACCACTGGACCTTCCACCCTTTGTGAAAAGTTTTGAAAAAAGGATAAAACCCAGTGCTATTCTAATTATGGAAAGGGAACTCTGGCCCTTTCTCCTTCTATCAACCAAAGCTCCAAAGGTTTGGCTAAACGCCTATACAAAGGGAGGTCTGTTAGAAAGGCTATTGTCCAAAAGGTTTTCTCTAATATTAGCGAGGGAAGAGAAGGATGCAGAGAAGTTTAGGTCTTACGGAATATCTGAGGTGTTTGCCTGTGGCAATCTTAAATTTGTCTTTGAAGAACCACCACCTGTAGAGATAAAGTTGGAAACTTCAAAACTCCTCGTGGCAGGTAGCACCCACCCGGGGGAAGAGGAGGTCATAAAAAGGGTATACGAAAGGCTTTTAAAGGAACTCAAAGAGGTCAAGCTCCTAATAGCACCAAGACATATAAGCAGGGCTACAGAAGTCTTAAGGCTTTTTCAAAACTTGGGGGCAAGTTTAAGAAGTAAGGAAGAAGAAGGATGGAATGTGCTTGTGCTTGATACTCTTGGCGAGCTTTTTTCACTGTATAGATACGCAAAGGTTAGCTTTGTGGGTGGAACGCTTGTCCCTGTAGGAGGGCATAACCTCCTTGAACCTGCCTATTTTGGAAAGCCCGTGCTTTACGGACCGTATACGCACAAGGTAGGAGAGCTTAGAGCTTTTTTGGAAAAGATTGGGCTCGGCTTTTGTGTTAGAGACGAAAAGGAGTTATACAAGACCGTATTAAGACTGTTTACAGAAGAAGATACTGAAAAACACACCACACTAAAGGAACACGGGGAGAAAGTCCTCGAATGCTATCTGTTTCATCTAAACGCCTTTCTGGAAAAAGTTTTGTAAAATATTTCCGTTAGACATGAAAGATTTGAAAGTTAACCTTCTGCTCTTAATACTTATACTTTCCTTCTCTGTAGCGGTAGTATTGCTAAGACCCATAAACCTCGGTCTTGACCTCAAGGGTGGCATATCTATGGTTATCCAGCCCGATATGAACTACAGCCTTGAGCAAGAGTATGAAAGGATTTCAAAAGACATGGAACAAAAGTTCAGGGAGGAGGGGATAAGGGTCCTTGATGTAGTTGCGAGTAAGGAAGGCATAAAGATAGAACTTCTTGATGAGGGGCATTATACAAAACTTGTTTCCTTAATTGAGAAGGAGTTTCCAAGGTTTACGGTGGCAGGAAGACAAAAGGGTGAGGTGCTTATAAGGTTCAAAGACACAGAACTGGAACAACTCAAAAATGGTGTGCTAAATCAGACCATAGAGGTGCTTCGCAAAAGAATTGACGAACTTGGTGTAGTCCAGCCTGTTATAACGCGCATAGGTGCGGACAGAATACTGGTGGAGCTTCCCGGTGTATTAGATATTCAAAGGGCAAAGTCTATAGTGGGAAAGACTGCACTTTTAGAGCTAAAGCTGGTGGTGGAGGCTGGACCGAGAGAGGCTCTCCAAGAAAAGCTCACAAAGGACTATGAGCTTTTACCAGACCAAACGGGCAATGAGTGGTTTCTTTTGGAAAAACTTCCTGTGGTAACTGGGGCAGACCTAAAGACCGCCTACACCACCACCGACGAGTTTGGCATGCCAGCGGTGGGCTTTGAGCTAACGGGCAAAGGTGCAGAGGTTTTTGCGCGGGCTACAGAGCAAAACATCGGCAGAAGGCTTGCCATAGTGCTTGACAAAAGGGTAATATCCGCACCGGTCATAAGAAGTAGGATAAGCGACAGGGGTCAGATAAGCGGAAACTTCACACCAGAAGAGGCAAAAGAGCTCGCAATAGTGCTAAGAGCTGGTGCTCTTCCCACAAAGGTTCAGTTCTTGCAAGAGGTCGTGGTTGGTCCGTCCTTGGGAAGGGATGCCATAGAACAGGGAATAAAGGCTGGTGTAGCGGGCTTTTTACTCCTTGTGGCGATTTTGATAGGCAGATACAAAACTGCGGGCATTACCGCCACCTTTTCCATAATCCTTAACGCTCTGATGCTCTGGGCTGGTCTCGTGCTTCTTGGTGGCACGCTTACCCTACCGGGCATCGCAGGCATAATACTCAACATGGGCATAGCGGTAGATTCAAACGTGCTCATATTTGAGAGGGTAAAGGAAGAGCTAAGGTTGGGCAACAGCGTCAGAAAATCCATTGAACTGGGCTACAGGAGAACTCTGAGTGCGGTATGGGACACGCATATAACCCTTCTTGTTGCAGCTCTAATACTCTTCCAGTTTGGAAGCGGTCCTGTAAAGGGCTTTGCCACCACCCTTACTATAGGGACGATAGCCTCTTTCATTTCCAATGTATACTTTGCCAAGGTTTTGCTTGAACTATTAAGCAAACTGAAATTTTTCAAGGTATAGGCCTCTAAAGATAGAGGCTAAAGCTCCCTTTTACATCTTCTGAAAGCTCAGATATGGATGGGTTGTTCAATTTTTCCCTGGTATCCCTTTTTGAACCCTGTCTGTGGTCTGAGCTATAGAGGTTGCTACCGTTGAACCTGAGCAGTTCAAGGTCTAAACCAAGGTTTTGAAGGGATTGAACAAGTCTTTGAACATCCAAGGCTGTGGGCTGTCTGTAAAAATCCTCCTTCAGGTTTATAAACAGCTTGAGCCTATCGCCGAAAAGCGTAAACTTTACACTACCCTCTTCAAGATGAAGGTTTACATGCTTTGGCTCGTGAAAGTATGTGGGCTGAGGTCTTTCAATCCTTTCTACCTGCTGTGCCTTATCAATCTGCGGTTTTACACTCCTGCTGTGCCCGTCTGTCAGTATTAGGTCAGGGGATTCTCTATCCGCCATGTGTTTTTTCTCGCCTTCTTTTTCTTCATCAGCATAAACTAACACCTTGACCTGTGGAGGATCCTTTTGAGGAAATTCATCAAGGAGAATCTGAGCCTTTGTGAAACTTATTTTGTCTTGTCTTTGAGGTTCTTCAAATCCGCCAGGTGTTAGAATGGGTTTGCTCTGTTCCTCTTTTGCCTTTTGCTCTCTGTAGTTTATCTCAGGAAAATTCTTAAAGGTTTCTCTTCCAAGCTGGAGGTCTTCCTTGACCTTAGGGCTATCACTGAAATCAGAGGACTCATAAAACCCCTCAAAAGGCACAGAGGTTTCTGGAGCAGGATAGGGGAGGAGTCTTGCCATCTCTGATCTGTTTACCCTATCAACAAACTCGGGTTGAACCTGTGGTATAAACTGTTTGAAAGCGTCAACGTTCTTCTCCTGAACTTTGTGGATGACTTTGGGTTCTATAGTAGGCTTTTCCATATAGACAAACATCTCAGACACTTCTTCAGATTGCTCAATTCTTCGTAGATGCTCTGCTTCGCTCTTTTTTGCTTGAATATCTACATTAGTTAAACTTTGTAATCCTTCTGATTCAATAATGAAAGGAACGGTCCATGATGTGTCTGATTTCCATATAAGCTGATTTCCCAAAATCCGCACTGTTTGTTTATCTGCAACATTGGTTTTGCTTTGACCCTTCGGTATCTCCAATAGACTTTCATTAGGTTGTTTTTCTATAGTTTCCTCTGGATATATGACACCCATAGGAATAGGTATAAAAAACACTTCTTCTGTAATACCCAAGTCTTGTTTCACCTTTTCCTTGTTTGGTATCACCTCTTCAAGAGCCTCAAGGAGGGCATCCTCAAAAGAGGGGGTAGTGTATTGAAAAAAAGCCTTATAAGTTAGTTCTACACTCTGCGGGGCTACTTCCAGTATCTTCTCCTCCATTTTCCCCTCCGCCGATGCGATTTAATTATAAGCATTATTTTGAGTTTGACAAGTCTATTTATATATTTTATTTTAAGTATGGAGGTAAAGGCTTTTTACTGGAAGGGTGATGCTCTTGAACTGTTGGACCAGAGAGAGCTTCCTGAAAAGGAAGTATGGCTTAGGCTGAAAGATTACAGGGAGGTTGCTCAAGCTATAAGGGACATGGCTGTAAGGGGAGCACCCGCTATTGGATGCGTAGCCGCTTACGGCTTTGTCCTTGGCGTTAGGTCCGGAGAAGACCCTGAAAAGGTCTATGAAACCCTCAAAAATACAAGACCAACCGCATACAACCTTTTCTGGGCTCTTGATAGAATGAAAAAGGTTTTTGAAGAAGGAAAGGATATAGAGGCAGAAGCAAGAGCCATAGAAGAAGAAGATTACCAAGCCAATAAAAGAATGGGAGAAATAGGTCAGTCTCTCATTCCACACGGAGCGAGAGTGCTAACCCACTGCAACACGGGTGCTCTGGCAACCGCTGGCTGGGGCACAGCCCTTGGTGTTATTAGGTCAGCCCACTACGCAGGAAAGAATATCTTTGTATGGGTTGACGAGACAAGACCATATCTTCAGGGCTCAAGGCTGACCGCATGGGAGCTTCTTAGGGAGAATATACCCCATAGCATTATCACAGACTCAACTGCAGGCTTTCTTATGAAAAGGGGCATGGTGGACTGTGTCATAGTGGGTGCGGACAGGATAACTAAGGATTATTATGTGGCAAACAAGATAGGAACATACGCCCTCTCAGTGCTTGCAAAAGCTCATGGAATACCCTTTTATGTGGTAGCACCCAAGTCCACCTTTGACCGGGGTTATACTACTGAAGATAGCATAGTCATAGAGGAGAGGAGCGAGAGGGAGGTGAAGTTTATAAAGGGTATTCCCGTAGCTCCTGAGAATTCGCCTGCCCTTCACCTCGCCTTTGACATAACTCCACCAGAGAACATAACCGCCATAATAACTGAGGAAGGTATAATAAAACTATGACAGTGACAGACATACTCAAAGAACTGGAGAGGGAAAGGTATTGTGAAGTGGTTACATCGTGGAAGGAAATACCCATAAGAGTGAAGCTCCCAGTTAGGTGGGTATCACATCAGGAAAGGTTTGTGAGCTTTGATTTTAAGGACTGTAAGTTTAGGCAGGTTTTTTCAGACACTGTTCCAGTTTACATAAAGGTCAGAGAGCTGTTTCTTATATGCAAGGTTTTTAGCAATATCAGAGATGAGCTGGTTCTTGAAGTTGATGCGCCAGTGCCAGCCCCACCGGTGGTGCTTAGAGAGTTCATAAGAGTTGAGCCTACAGAAAATGAACCTGTTTACGCATCCTTCTGCGTTGAAGATAACTGTGTGGTAAGAGTAAAGGTCGCTGACATAAGCGAGTCTGGGGTTGGTGTCTTGCTCAGCAAAGAGGATACAAAAAGGTTGATAGATATTCTATCGCATATAGCGACGGACGTATCTAAAATACATACTCCTTTTGAGATTGAGATAGAGCTTCCTAAGGAAGGAAGGGTAAGGGCAAAGGGAGAGCTAAAAAACATAATAAGCAGAGAAGGAGATTTGTATGTGAGGCTCGGCTTTAAGATTAACCTTAAAGAAGACCAGACCAAGAGGATAAGGCAATACATAATACGAAGGCAGAGGGAGATACTGGAACACTTAAAATCAATATGATGCCGGTTTTCAGCCTCTCTTTAAGATATTTGCTTTCCAGCAGAGGGTCAACATTGCTTGTTTCTCTAATAGCCTTCTTTGGGGTTGTTTTGAGTGTAAGTGCCCTTCTCCTTACTATGGGTGTTTTTGCTGGCTTTCAGTATGCTCTAAGAGAAAAAATACTCTCCGCATCACCACACATAATAGTCAGTCTCCTAAGCCACGAAGAGGGTAAGGAGCACGCTACCATCATAAGCAAGGTGGCTGGGGTAAAAAGGGTCTATCCTCTCATACTTTACAACGGTCTCATATCCAAAGGAGGGAGGTTAACTAGCGTTAGCGTAAAAGCCCTTGAGCCAAAGGAGGCTTATCAAATATACGGGCTAAGCCTAAAAGATGGTATTCTCGTAGGCAGGGGTCTTGCGGACATACTCGGGCTCAATGTAGGGGATGAGGTGATGTTGGTCTCTCCCATGGGAACACGCACCCCCTTTGGTATAATCCCGAGAGCCAGAACCTTCAAAGTGGGAGGCATATTCCAAAAGGGAGTGTTTGACCAAGACTACGCCACAGTAGTTATGGACAAAAGGGTTGCCATAGACTTCTTCGGGAATAGCTACCAGCTCCTTGGGTATGAGGTATACCTTAGAGATCCCTACAAAGCCCAGCAGGTAAAGGAAGAAATAGAAAGAAAACTCGGAGACATAGCCATTGTGCGTTCATGGATAGACCTTAACAAGCCTCTTTTTAATGCCCTACAGCTTGAGAAGGTAGGTATATTCTTTGTCCTTATGCTCATGATAGTCATAGCATCTTTTAATATAACAAGCCTCCTTTTTATGAAGGTTAAGGAAAAGGTAAAAGACATAGCGGTTTTAAGAACATTTGGTCTAAAGAGAAAACAGGTGGTCTTTGTATTTCTTCTTCAGGGTCTTATGCTGGGTGTCTCTGGAGCTTTTGTAGGCTTCTTAATCTCACTTATGGGAGGCTACCTTATAAACGAATACAGACTTATTAGAGTGCCAGCGGATGTGTATCTCATGGAACATGTACCCGTTCATTTTGAGCTTACTGACCTTATCTTCACCCTTTTGGGTGCGGTGCTTCTTTCTCTTTTGGCAAGCCTTCTCCCCGCCTACAGAGCTGGAAGGGAAAGTATAGTAAAGGTCTTGAGGAATGAATAGCATAATACAGATAAAAAACCTTTGGAAGGTTTATCCGAACAAAGTGGAAGCCCTTAGGAATGTGAGTCTTGAGGTATTTGAAGGGGAGGTAATTGGTCTTATGGGACCCTCTGGCTCAGGCAAAAGCACCCTCCTTCATATAACCGCTGGGCTTGAAAAACCCACAGATGGAGAGGTCTACATTATGGACCATAGCATACACCTTATGGATGAAGACCAGCTTGCCTCCTTCAGACAGAAGCACTTAGGTTTTGTCTTCCAGTTTTACTACCTTTTGGAGGACTTTAACGTGTTAGAGAACCTAACCCTTGTAGGGCAGTTGGCTGGCGTTGAAAGACCACAGGAGAAAGCATTGCAAATACTTGAATATCTAAGGCTCTCTCACAGGCTAAAGCACAGACCAAGCCAACTCTCAGGGGGTGAACAGCAAAGGGTTGCGATTGGAAGGGCTCTAATGCTTGACCCAAAGATTCTGCTTGCGGACGAGCCTACGGGCAACCTTGACCTTGCGGAGGGCAAAAGGATCTTTGACCTTTTCCTCAAACTGAGAGAAGAGAGGGGGCTTACGCTTCTTGTGGCAACCCACAACGAGGAACTAAAGCCTTATTTTGATAGAATCTATAGGCTAAAAGATGGAGAACTTGTATAATATTAGTCATGTATTACCTGCTTCTTACAGTCTTTATCGTAATTGCCCTTTTGCTCATCGTGGTGGTGCTTATGCAAAGAAGCAGAGGGGATGTGGGCACTGCTTTTGGTGGAATGGGACAGGGCGTTTTTGGACCTGGTGGCGTGGATACGATCCTTACGAAGATAACTTACTGGCTTGGCTTTTCACTGATGGCGATAGCCATCCTTCTTGCCCTCACCCATCCTTCAAAGAAGAGTTCACTTATAAGAGATGAGGGTGCGAGACCTCCTATCCAGACCCAGCAGGGCACCCCTCAGGGACAGACAGCTCCTCTTGGCACACCTTCTGAAGGTAAGCCATAAGGAGCTTTACTTTATGCAAGACCTTGAAGTTCCTCCACAGGTAGAAGAGGGGTTCTTTAAAAACCTCAGAAGGCTTGAGGAAGGATATCCCATTCAGTATATTTTGGGAGAGTGGGACTTCTATGGAAGGACTTTTTTTGTGAAAGAGGGTGTCCTTATCCCAAGACCGGAGACGGAAATCCTTGTGGAAGAAGTCCTCAAAAGACTTCCCAAAAGTAAGCCAATGCTTGGTCTTGAGTTGGGTGTGGGAACGGGGTGCATAAGTATAAGCCTGTTATGCGAGCGGTCTATGCTCCATATGATTGGGGGAGATATAAACTTGAATGCACTAAGGCTTTCAAAGAGAAATGCCCTTAGACATGGGGTTTCAGATAGACTTCTCCTTTTTGCAGGAGACCTTTTCAAACCACTAAAACCCTATCCCTTTGACCTGATAGTCTCAAACCCACCTTATATCCCAAAAGGCTATTGGGAGAGACTTCCAAAGGGAGTAAGACTTGAGGGCTATACTTCCCTCATAGGTGGAGAAAAGGGTTGGGAATTCTATGAAAGAATATCAGAGGCTGTCAGAGACTATCTTAAACCTGAGGGGCTTATAGCTCTTGAGATAGGTCATGACCAGGGAGAGGCGGTCAGAAGACTCTTCGAAGAAAAGGGGTTTATGGTGGATATATTAAAAGATTACTCAGGACAGGAAAGGGTAATGTTAGGATGGAAATCTTAGGTTTCCTTCTTGGTGTCTTTTTCTTTGTCCTGCTTGAAGCATTTTTTGCAGGGTCTGAAATAGCCCTTGTGAGTGTGGATAAGGGAAGGGTTATGAACCTATACAGAAGGACAAAGCAGGAATTTCTGAGGGATTTTTATGAAAACCCAGAAGAATACGTAACTCTCACCATGCTCGGCTACACGTTTAGCATAGTCTTTGCCTCCACTTTCTACACATTGGCGGTTATAAAACTATCTGACTATCTGACCTTTATAAGGGGCTTTGAAGTAATTTTTTCCGCAAGTCTTGTGGTCTTTACACTGCTCCTTGGGGAACTGCTTCCTAAAAGCCTGTTTCAAAAACATGCGGAGAGACTAATCCTGCCATCCCTTTGGGTTCTGAGTAAGTTAAAAACCTTCACGAAGCCCCTTCTAACCCTAGCGAGAGCGGTAAGCAGGCTTATCACCAAGACACTCAAGGAAAAATATCAGGAAAGACTACATAGGGAAGACCTTATAAGGCTCTTGGAAGGGACCGCAGTCAGGGAAGAGAGCCTGCGCATAGCCCTTCGTAGCATAACCATGAGGGACCTCTTTGCCACAGAAGAGATAAGACCCATAAAGGAGGTGGTCATGGTGGAGGAAAACGCTGGCACTGAGCAGGTTATGGAGCTGATGAAAGAAAGCCAATATAGGAGACTTCCCGTTTACAGAAGAAGGGTTGACCAAATAGTGGGTTATGTGGACCTTTTTGACCTAGTGCAAAGCAGGCATGC from Hydrogenobacter sp. T-8 includes these protein-coding regions:
- the prmC gene encoding peptide chain release factor N(5)-glutamine methyltransferase; the encoded protein is MRVRDLLSRPSRAPLRDRQLLLAHLLKVSHKELYFMQDLEVPPQVEEGFFKNLRRLEEGYPIQYILGEWDFYGRTFFVKEGVLIPRPETEILVEEVLKRLPKSKPMLGLELGVGTGCISISLLCERSMLHMIGGDINLNALRLSKRNALRHGVSDRLLLFAGDLFKPLKPYPFDLIVSNPPYIPKGYWERLPKGVRLEGYTSLIGGEKGWEFYERISEAVRDYLKPEGLIALEIGHDQGEAVRRLFEEKGFMVDILKDYSGQERVMLGWKS
- the secG gene encoding preprotein translocase subunit SecG yields the protein MYYLLLTVFIVIALLLIVVVLMQRSRGDVGTAFGGMGQGVFGPGGVDTILTKITYWLGFSLMAIAILLALTHPSKKSSLIRDEGARPPIQTQQGTPQGQTAPLGTPSEGKP
- a CDS encoding 3-deoxy-D-manno-octulosonic acid transferase, with amino-acid sequence MERGKGRLWFHTASVGEFNTAKPLLKRLYKDHHITLTYFSPRAKRYLQSQEGKGYFHELYRLPLDLPPFVKSFEKRIKPSAILIMERELWPFLLLSTKAPKVWLNAYTKGGLLERLLSKRFSLILAREEKDAEKFRSYGISEVFACGNLKFVFEEPPPVEIKLETSKLLVAGSTHPGEEEVIKRVYERLLKELKEVKLLIAPRHISRATEVLRLFQNLGASLRSKEEEGWNVLVLDTLGELFSLYRYAKVSFVGGTLVPVGGHNLLEPAYFGKPVLYGPYTHKVGELRAFLEKIGLGFCVRDEKELYKTVLRLFTEEDTEKHTTLKEHGEKVLECYLFHLNAFLEKVL
- the mtnA gene encoding S-methyl-5-thioribose-1-phosphate isomerase codes for the protein MEVKAFYWKGDALELLDQRELPEKEVWLRLKDYREVAQAIRDMAVRGAPAIGCVAAYGFVLGVRSGEDPEKVYETLKNTRPTAYNLFWALDRMKKVFEEGKDIEAEARAIEEEDYQANKRMGEIGQSLIPHGARVLTHCNTGALATAGWGTALGVIRSAHYAGKNIFVWVDETRPYLQGSRLTAWELLRENIPHSIITDSTAGFLMKRGMVDCVIVGADRITKDYYVANKIGTYALSVLAKAHGIPFYVVAPKSTFDRGYTTEDSIVIEERSEREVKFIKGIPVAPENSPALHLAFDITPPENITAIITEEGIIKL
- the secD gene encoding protein translocase subunit SecD, which translates into the protein MKDLKVNLLLLILILSFSVAVVLLRPINLGLDLKGGISMVIQPDMNYSLEQEYERISKDMEQKFREEGIRVLDVVASKEGIKIELLDEGHYTKLVSLIEKEFPRFTVAGRQKGEVLIRFKDTELEQLKNGVLNQTIEVLRKRIDELGVVQPVITRIGADRILVELPGVLDIQRAKSIVGKTALLELKLVVEAGPREALQEKLTKDYELLPDQTGNEWFLLEKLPVVTGADLKTAYTTTDEFGMPAVGFELTGKGAEVFARATEQNIGRRLAIVLDKRVISAPVIRSRISDRGQISGNFTPEEAKELAIVLRAGALPTKVQFLQEVVVGPSLGRDAIEQGIKAGVAGFLLLVAILIGRYKTAGITATFSIILNALMLWAGLVLLGGTLTLPGIAGIILNMGIAVDSNVLIFERVKEELRLGNSVRKSIELGYRRTLSAVWDTHITLLVAALILFQFGSGPVKGFATTLTIGTIASFISNVYFAKVLLELLSKLKFFKV
- a CDS encoding PilZ domain-containing protein, with product MTVTDILKELERERYCEVVTSWKEIPIRVKLPVRWVSHQERFVSFDFKDCKFRQVFSDTVPVYIKVRELFLICKVFSNIRDELVLEVDAPVPAPPVVLREFIRVEPTENEPVYASFCVEDNCVVRVKVADISESGVGVLLSKEDTKRLIDILSHIATDVSKIHTPFEIEIELPKEGRVRAKGELKNIISREGDLYVRLGFKINLKEDQTKRIRQYIIRRQREILEHLKSI
- a CDS encoding ABC transporter permease, which translates into the protein MLVSLIAFFGVVLSVSALLLTMGVFAGFQYALREKILSASPHIIVSLLSHEEGKEHATIISKVAGVKRVYPLILYNGLISKGGRLTSVSVKALEPKEAYQIYGLSLKDGILVGRGLADILGLNVGDEVMLVSPMGTRTPFGIIPRARTFKVGGIFQKGVFDQDYATVVMDKRVAIDFFGNSYQLLGYEVYLRDPYKAQQVKEEIERKLGDIAIVRSWIDLNKPLFNALQLEKVGIFFVLMLMIVIASFNITSLLFMKVKEKVKDIAVLRTFGLKRKQVVFVFLLQGLMLGVSGAFVGFLISLMGGYLINEYRLIRVPADVYLMEHVPVHFELTDLIFTLLGAVLLSLLASLLPAYRAGRESIVKVLRNE
- a CDS encoding ABC transporter ATP-binding protein; its protein translation is MNSIIQIKNLWKVYPNKVEALRNVSLEVFEGEVIGLMGPSGSGKSTLLHITAGLEKPTDGEVYIMDHSIHLMDEDQLASFRQKHLGFVFQFYYLLEDFNVLENLTLVGQLAGVERPQEKALQILEYLRLSHRLKHRPSQLSGGEQQRVAIGRALMLDPKILLADEPTGNLDLAEGKRIFDLFLKLREERGLTLLVATHNEELKPYFDRIYRLKDGELV
- a CDS encoding hemolysin family protein — its product is MEILGFLLGVFFFVLLEAFFAGSEIALVSVDKGRVMNLYRRTKQEFLRDFYENPEEYVTLTMLGYTFSIVFASTFYTLAVIKLSDYLTFIRGFEVIFSASLVVFTLLLGELLPKSLFQKHAERLILPSLWVLSKLKTFTKPLLTLARAVSRLITKTLKEKYQERLHREDLIRLLEGTAVREESLRIALRSITMRDLFATEEIRPIKEVVMVEENAGTEQVMELMKESQYRRLPVYRRRVDQIVGYVDLFDLVQSRHARLIRELIRPVHYFSEFTTLDKVFEFFKRSKEQMGVVVDERGNLLGIITWDDLQSYLIGGLSEGKVEEEEDIVEIEKDIWIADGSVEKERVERLLNVKLPEGPYTTLGGFLSFNLRGIPEKGQVVEYEGYRFKVLQRDERRIIKVRIEGHVSE